The genomic window AAACACTCCATCATAAACAAAAATTTTTAACTATTCTTCTTCCTCTTTATCCTTCTGACGCTTATAGCCAACAAGCAACAACAGCAAAGCAACAATACAGATGATACATAATTGGAGATAATCTGAAGACTTGCTAACTACATTGTCATGCTCATCAATCTCATAGGCATTCTTATCAACTTCTGACGGAGAGTTGGAAGCAGAACCTGCAGATGAAGAAGCAGCTGCAATGCTCAAACCGGAATCCCCAACAGAATAATAGGTAGAATTCAAATCACCATGAGTAGCATTTGACTTGCTAAAGCGACTATTCCTGCCATTGACATCTGAATCAAAATGGAATCCTCCACGGCCGGAACCATTGCCAAGGCCCCCAAAATGAGCATTTCCATCCTCACTCAGCCAGGACAAGCCAAATCCATTGCCTTTTGGACTTTGATAATTCTTCAGCCAATCAGGCAAATCATGCTGGGACATATGGCGAACAGGATTGGAACCATTGGTATTATACCTTACAACATTATTTGTACCTTGGCCTCCAATTGCCACAGCCTTGTCACCACCTTCGCCACGCCCAGTAACCAAAATGTTATACATGACATGTGTATCACTGGTAGTGGAATCCAATAAACCCTGATTCAAGCTGATTGCAATAGGTCCTGGAACTGTGACATTATTATACTTGATTTGATATTTATGATTGCCTTCAGTGCTCTGGGCATAACTTATGCCATAAATGCGATCACCATCATGATATCCGCCAACAGTATCCACTATTATTGTATTGTTAAGTATTCTGTCATCAGAGTCTTGCACCTCAATTCCTGCAACCAACGCATACATATGACTTCCAGCCTTGCCTGTAATATTGATGAAATTGCTTATGACATCAATCTGAGTCTTACCATAAGCATTTTGCGAATAGATTCCAATGTTCGGGCCATTGCTAATGCTTTTTAGGTAATTATAAGCGACCTTGATGTTATATGCAGGACCGGTAATCTGAATAGGATAAGCAGTCCCATGAAAACTGTAACCGCCATATGTAAAGACATCAATGTAATTGTTCACGACACAAACGTCATCAGATACATAGATATCCAAGGCATACAGGTAATTAGCCTGATTCTTGCGGGTGAAATAGTCCTCAACAAGAATGCTGTTGCCATCAAGTGTGGAATTTCTGCAGGCATAAACCAAAACAGAGGACAAAGTAGGGAAAAGATTATCCGCAAAAACTCCTCCATTGACTGCAGAATAAATGCTGTTATTTGCAAAGATGAGGTTGTCACAGCCTCCAATGGCAAAAGAGGAAACCTTATCCATGCTCACACCACCATAAATAAGCTGGCTCCAGTCAACCTGACGCAAAGGCAATGTTGCATTGATGCTATTGCCGCTTACAAAGGCATCATAGCAATAAGTCATAAGGACAGGATAATTAAATCCATCATTATATGCTTGGCCATAATAATTAACTGTATTGTTGATCAGGTTCAGTCCATAATTGTCATTGGCATAAATACCGATGCAAGTAGTATCAACGGGAGCAATATAGTTAATTGTATTGTTGAAAACTGTGATATTGTCCCATCCAACGTAAATGCCAGCATTATGATTCAAAGGAAAGGCTTGATTAAAATCAAAATTGAAATTAGCCAAAACAATATCACTGGCAGTTAAACTGAAAACAGTGTTAACGAAACGAGACTGATTAGAAACAAGACGAGTGTTGTTCTTATCAATAGTGAATACTCCCTTATCTTCAAAATTGCCTTCAAAGACGAGAATGGAACCTCCGAACTCATCCTTTAAAACACCAGAATCATCAAAATAATGAGTATAATTATCACAACTAACATAATATGTCAAATTGGCATTGGAAACCGGACTTTCCATCAAAACATCCATTTTAGAATTGAAATCACTACCCTCATTTTCTATAGATTTTTCAGAAGATGATTCTTTATTAGCAGTATTTGATTGATCTAATCCAAAATCAGAAGAAGAATAGGATTCAATGAGAGAATCAACTGAAGAAGGTAATTCATTGCGAGAATCATCAGCAGATACTTCAACTGAAACTTCTTCTATTGAATCACCAATACCAATATTATTTAAACTAGAATCAGAATATGCATCAGCAGCAGATGCAAAATTCATGCCTAAAATAATAATCAATATTGAAATAAGCAATAATGATTTATATTTAAATCTCATAAAAAATCCCACTTTCCAAAAAATACTTGATAAAATAAACAAACACCATATTGGTCCGTCCATTTTATTTATTCACCACAAAATAACTAACTTCAATAATGTAGTGAATAAATAAAATAAAAGAAAATAGGAAAAATGACCCATTTTCAAGAATCAATATCCCTATTTAATCTTAATTTTCACTGTTTTACTAATAGCTTTATACCATTTATCTCCCTTAAATACTATTTTTGACTTGTAGGTTCCTTTTTTAGACAATTTAGTAATCTTAAATGTGGCAACCCCTTTCTTGTTTGTAGTTGCAGTGTATGTCTTGCCTTTGACTTTTATAGTAAGTTTTTTGCCCTTTAAAACCCTGTTTTTGGAATCCTTTAAGGTTACAGAGAACTTTTTAGTCTTAACCTTAGCTTTGAATGTCTTCGCTTTGGCAATCAATTTTGAAACCCCTTTGGATACAGTGACTTTTGAACTAATTGAGGAAGACTTATAGTTATCATCACCTGCAAAGCTAATGCTTGCAGTGTAGGTTTTAGGAACAAGTGTTGCAACATTAAGGCTAACCTGACCTTTGCTGTCAGTGGTTAGGACCTTGGATATGGAGCCGACCTTAACAATAACCTTTTTATTTGCTAAAGCTTTATTGTTGGAATCCTTAAGTGTGACAACCAAGTTTTTAGCTATGTTATAGTTAGCTGTCACTTTAGGGGCAGTTAGAACTGTGCTAAGTTTAGACTTTTCAAATGTGAAGTTCTTAAAGACTTTGGATGGGGCATAGCCTTCATACTCATCTCCAGGATAAGTGATTTCAAAGCTGTAATTACCTAAAAGATTGCTTAGTATGATTTTCCCATTATTGTCTGTATATTCATAGGAAACCCTTCCGTTGGTTACAATTTCAACTTCATAGTCAACCAATGGATTGTTGGACTCATCAGTTAAACTGATGACTAAAGTGTTTGCATTTGCAACAAGACCCAGATTAGTCTTAATGACTGGTCGATCAGTGCTGTTAATGTAAAATGGGCCGACTAAAGGAACATCATAGCTGACTGGAAAATCATAGGTGCAATTGGAGATGATGCAATAAGGAGAGTTTCGAGCCTTAACGACTCCATTGATGTCACAGTTTGTGAATGTGGAATTATAGATATAAACCCCATCAATGCGACCATAATAATCTGTATTTCCACCATAGGAATCAACAATAGCATCACAGCTAACATTATCAAAAGTACAATTATTAAAAATAAATTTTGAACATTCAAAAGAAGTGATCATTGAAGTTGTTTCATATTCTTCTGTAGGGATGATAGTTCCCCAGGAAGTATGCACGTCATAAGAGTTAATGGTTGGGTCATAAGTGTAATTTAGAAATTTGCAATTTTCAAAAATTGCAGTGCAGATATCTGTTAATCCATCCCTATTAGGTTCAACATGCTGATGCTGACCAGAAACAAAAGATGTGTTGATAAAAGTGCAGTTAATAAAATTGAAGTCACGCCCATCCATGGAAATG from uncultured Methanobrevibacter sp. includes these protein-coding regions:
- a CDS encoding Ig-like domain-containing protein, coding for MGKTNKSILLFSMLIILFICISSAYASEDILDTQSITDDSSINEDDFGIDENIECSNENSLLNLESNILKEDDKPSDFYINSSKELSGDGLSPETAYKNFDYTVYDKVAISGTIHLSEGNYGVPEGSPYNTNYYIIGQEGTVINSCWFDSMGTYKNFNQTLTFINVSFEVPSSGQVWYSSGNDDIGFSDTIIFYGISMDGRDFNFINCTFINTSFVSGQHQHVEPNRDGLTDICTAIFENCKFLNYTYDPTINSYDVHTSWGTIIPTEEYETTSMITSFECSKFIFNNCTFDNVSCDAIVDSYGGNTDYYGRIDGVYIYNSTFTNCDINGVVKARNSPYCIISNCTYDFPVSYDVPLVGPFYINSTDRPVIKTNLGLVANANTLVISLTDESNNPLVDYEVEIVTNGRVSYEYTDNNGKIILSNLLGNYSFEITYPGDEYEGYAPSKVFKNFTFEKSKLSTVLTAPKVTANYNIAKNLVVTLKDSNNKALANKKVIVKVGSISKVLTTDSKGQVSLNVATLVPKTYTASISFAGDDNYKSSSISSKVTVSKGVSKLIAKAKTFKAKVKTKKFSVTLKDSKNRVLKGKKLTIKVKGKTYTATTNKKGVATFKITKLSKKGTYKSKIVFKGDKWYKAISKTVKIKIK